One window from the genome of Alkalihalobacillus sp. LMS6 encodes:
- a CDS encoding SDR family NAD(P)-dependent oxidoreductase, with the protein MIELNYVGKTVVIVGGGSGIGEALARRFSEAGARVVLAGRTLEKLKGVSHSISEKGGEAHAYQVDIRSSHAVKTFFETIVAQFGRIDVACNSAGTVADLVKLTDVTEEDFDQVVDTNLKGTWLCMKYELLHMKKEGSGVILNVSSINGIGGTPRISIYAASKAAINHLTKTAALEHAHDQIRINALCPGPVEAPLLEEVFRQTGLAKKDYQAVIPQGRIASTQEIANTALWICSDYSSYMTGQIISVDGGITARS; encoded by the coding sequence TTGATTGAGCTCAACTATGTAGGGAAGACGGTTGTGATCGTTGGTGGAGGTTCTGGAATTGGAGAGGCGCTGGCTCGAAGGTTTAGTGAGGCAGGCGCGCGCGTCGTCCTTGCGGGGAGGACATTGGAAAAGTTAAAAGGTGTATCCCATTCAATTTCTGAAAAAGGAGGGGAAGCCCATGCTTATCAAGTGGATATACGCTCGAGTCATGCAGTGAAAACCTTTTTTGAAACAATTGTAGCTCAATTTGGCCGGATCGATGTTGCTTGTAACAGCGCTGGAACTGTTGCGGACTTGGTGAAGCTAACAGATGTAACGGAGGAAGATTTTGATCAAGTGGTTGACACCAATTTAAAAGGAACTTGGCTGTGCATGAAATACGAATTACTACATATGAAAAAAGAAGGCTCCGGCGTTATTTTAAATGTCTCCTCGATTAATGGCATTGGAGGAACGCCGCGTATCTCTATTTATGCCGCTTCAAAAGCAGCTATCAATCATTTAACGAAAACCGCCGCGCTTGAACATGCACACGATCAAATTAGGATTAATGCTTTATGCCCCGGTCCTGTTGAGGCGCCACTATTGGAAGAAGTCTTTCGTCAAACCGGCTTAGCAAAGAAAGATTATCAGGCTGTGATTCCACAAGGTAGAATCGCTTCCACTCAAGAGATTGCAAATACAGCTTTATGGATTTGTTCTGACTACAGTTCGTATATGACTGGGCAAATCATTTCTGTAGATGGAGGAATAACTGCACGAAGCTAA
- a CDS encoding type 1 glutamine amidotransferase domain-containing protein, with protein sequence MGKRIAVLITDLFEDIEYTNPKEKLEEAGHTLVTIEKKAGNRVTGKKEQATVTIDKGIDDVTPESFDALLLPGGFSPDKLRGDDRFVAFTKDFADKGKPIMAICHGPQLLINADALVGRTVTGVKPIVPDLVNAGARFVDQEVVVCQNNLVTSRTPDDLPAFNRECLNVLERA encoded by the coding sequence ATGGGCAAGCGTATTGCCGTATTAATAACGGATTTATTCGAAGACATTGAATACACAAATCCGAAAGAAAAACTTGAAGAAGCCGGCCATACACTCGTGACCATCGAGAAAAAAGCCGGTAATCGTGTAACAGGAAAAAAAGAACAAGCAACTGTAACCATTGATAAAGGCATTGATGATGTAACGCCCGAGTCGTTTGATGCCCTGCTTTTACCAGGAGGCTTCTCTCCAGATAAACTGCGCGGGGATGATCGATTTGTCGCCTTTACAAAAGACTTTGCCGATAAAGGCAAGCCTATTATGGCTATCTGCCATGGACCACAGCTTCTTATTAATGCGGATGCGTTAGTTGGACGAACTGTAACGGGTGTGAAACCTATCGTGCCAGATCTCGTCAACGCAGGTGCGCGTTTTGTTGATCAAGAAGTCGTGGTTTGTCAAAACAACTTAGTAACAAGCCGTACACCTGATGATTTACCTGCTTTTAACCGAGAATGTTTAAACGTTCTTGAAAGAGCATAG
- a CDS encoding ATP-binding cassette domain-containing protein, translating into MNITLKQVSKEIKGQPVLNNIDLTIDEVGIYAVLGPNGAGKTTMMHILAGLSNWDRGIVEIDGKNPFDHSETLNKISFIQESDNFKPTLRVKDVLQHVKAFYPQLNEELLARLVSEYRLPLNKRLNELSKGMNSALNMSIGLASRAPLTIFDEPYIGMDATARKKLYKEIIEDYVEHPRVILFSTHFIEETEAIFEHTIIVNDGEILLQEPVEDLAERALRISGPKDALANLDLTGQHVLARESLLSEATVAVLCNKGDVPVIPSGCSVQPLSLQEFFIDYTSKEPLPQ; encoded by the coding sequence GTGAATATTACACTAAAACAAGTCTCGAAAGAAATCAAAGGTCAGCCTGTGTTAAATAACATCGATTTAACAATTGATGAGGTAGGTATTTATGCAGTACTTGGACCGAATGGTGCAGGAAAAACGACGATGATGCACATTCTTGCTGGGTTATCGAATTGGGATCGTGGCATTGTTGAGATTGATGGCAAGAATCCATTTGATCATAGCGAAACGTTAAATAAGATTAGCTTCATTCAAGAAAGTGATAATTTTAAGCCGACGTTAAGAGTGAAAGATGTCCTCCAGCATGTAAAAGCGTTTTACCCGCAATTAAATGAAGAGTTATTAGCTCGCTTAGTGTCGGAGTATCGCTTACCGTTAAACAAACGTTTGAATGAACTTTCAAAGGGGATGAATTCCGCTTTAAATATGAGTATTGGTCTAGCTAGTAGAGCTCCATTAACGATTTTTGATGAACCATACATTGGCATGGATGCAACAGCGAGAAAGAAACTGTACAAAGAGATTATTGAAGACTATGTTGAGCATCCGCGCGTCATTTTGTTCTCGACTCATTTTATTGAAGAAACGGAAGCGATCTTCGAACATACCATCATTGTGAATGACGGGGAAATCCTGTTGCAAGAACCAGTAGAAGATCTAGCAGAACGAGCGTTACGTATAAGCGGACCGAAAGACGCTCTGGCTAATTTAGATCTGACTGGGCAACACGTGCTAGCAAGAGAATCGCTCTTATCAGAAGCGACAGTAGCTGTTTTATGTAATAAAGGGGACGTGCCAGTCATTCCAAGCGGTTGCAGCGTTCAGCCTTTATCCCTACAAGAGTTTTTTATCGACTATACATCAAAGGAGCCGTTGCCTCAATGA
- a CDS encoding GntR family transcriptional regulator, with protein MVFSFSSDQPIFRQITVRIANDIVNGELKEGDQVPSTNEFAKLLQINPATAAKGINLLVDQEILYKKRGIGMFVFEGARAKLIKERQDSFRETYIAPMLQEANQIELSDEQIKQLIDEERGKRK; from the coding sequence ATGGTGTTCTCATTTTCCAGTGATCAACCGATTTTCAGACAGATTACGGTTCGGATTGCCAATGACATCGTCAATGGAGAATTAAAAGAAGGCGATCAAGTGCCTTCAACAAATGAATTTGCGAAACTTTTGCAAATTAACCCTGCAACCGCAGCAAAGGGCATCAATTTATTAGTTGATCAAGAAATTTTATATAAAAAACGTGGAATTGGCATGTTCGTTTTTGAGGGGGCAAGGGCGAAACTCATTAAAGAACGTCAAGATTCGTTTAGAGAAACATATATTGCCCCCATGTTACAGGAAGCCAATCAAATCGAATTAAGTGATGAACAAATTAAGCAGTTAATTGATGAGGAGAGGGGTAAACGAAAGTGA
- a CDS encoding CAP-associated domain-containing protein, which yields MMKRLLAILVVVIFAYSTREFWVEPTRNAVASSVESVQTWSEETTFDLSFEFFDDFLRAVLPMEDMEISEAEEAVPVEAVELDQPKEQIFSIHNIELGDRREDVEQEAGEPERVSMNEYGQEWHAYHTDYQNFIMVFFDDEDVVRGLYTNQDLISSDIGIGYGTDQSEVRDAFEEPIDVLRKGAFSYKLNEEEAYDMFELDDSYVTVFYDEHQDLMVTGMQIIDHGVEQSKRSLYTEPTDDMRDGFEYQLFDLTNAERVVHDLPILEWHEDVRYTARDHSADMAENQYFSHTNLEGQSPYDRMSEDGIRFRSAGENLAMGQFSSIYAHEGLMNSKGHRDVILREEFRHLGVGVDFGENGEPFFTEKYVRR from the coding sequence ATGATGAAACGATTACTTGCAATTCTTGTTGTCGTAATCTTTGCATACAGTACAAGAGAGTTTTGGGTGGAGCCAACGAGAAACGCCGTTGCTTCATCGGTAGAATCTGTTCAGACATGGAGCGAGGAGACAACTTTTGATTTGTCTTTTGAGTTTTTCGATGACTTCTTGCGAGCAGTTTTACCAATGGAAGATATGGAGATAAGTGAGGCAGAAGAAGCTGTTCCTGTTGAAGCGGTGGAACTTGACCAACCTAAAGAACAAATTTTTTCAATCCATAATATTGAGTTAGGTGATCGCCGAGAAGATGTTGAGCAAGAAGCTGGTGAGCCAGAACGAGTGTCTATGAATGAGTATGGACAAGAGTGGCATGCGTACCATACAGATTACCAGAATTTCATCATGGTCTTTTTTGATGATGAAGATGTGGTTAGAGGACTCTATACGAATCAAGATTTGATTTCCTCCGATATTGGCATTGGGTATGGAACAGACCAGAGCGAGGTTCGTGATGCGTTTGAGGAGCCGATTGACGTTCTTCGTAAAGGGGCGTTTTCTTATAAGTTAAATGAAGAAGAAGCCTACGATATGTTTGAATTAGACGATAGCTATGTGACGGTCTTTTATGATGAGCATCAAGACCTCATGGTGACGGGAATGCAGATCATTGATCATGGAGTGGAGCAGAGCAAACGCTCGCTTTACACAGAGCCAACGGATGACATGCGTGATGGTTTTGAATACCAGTTATTTGACTTAACGAATGCTGAGCGTGTTGTGCATGACTTGCCTATTCTCGAATGGCATGAAGATGTCCGTTATACAGCGAGAGATCATAGCGCGGATATGGCTGAAAACCAATACTTTAGTCATACGAATTTAGAGGGGCAATCGCCTTATGACCGAATGAGCGAAGATGGGATTCGCTTTAGAAGCGCGGGAGAAAACTTAGCAATGGGTCAGTTTAGTAGTATTTATGCCCATGAAGGATTAATGAATTCTAAGGGACATCGAGATGTGATTCTTAGGGAAGAGTTTCGCCATTTAGGAGTAGGCGTTGATTTTGGTGAAAATGGAGAACCTTTCTTTACTGAAAAATATGTAAGGCGTTGA
- a CDS encoding GNAT family N-acetyltransferase, protein MMQRLSILTKEQLAQAATLYTDVWQEDQEECLARFQKHATYPHFHSSAMMINEQMIGFIYGYTSQKGQYYHDLLANHMDHATYLEWLSNCFEVVELLVHPTYRQRGIATTLLHQLLNKAPNQTALLTTQQENMPARMLYEHEGWTLISDSFTPQNSATTYVLYGKKI, encoded by the coding sequence ATGATGCAACGACTTTCTATTTTAACGAAGGAACAACTAGCTCAAGCAGCAACGCTTTATACCGATGTATGGCAAGAAGATCAGGAGGAATGCTTGGCACGATTTCAAAAACATGCCACTTATCCGCATTTTCACTCGTCCGCAATGATGATCAATGAGCAAATGATTGGCTTTATTTATGGCTATACTTCTCAAAAAGGACAATACTATCATGATTTACTAGCCAACCACATGGATCATGCAACCTACCTTGAATGGCTGTCTAACTGTTTTGAAGTCGTTGAATTGCTTGTTCACCCTACTTATAGACAAAGAGGCATCGCCACCACATTACTCCATCAACTCCTAAATAAAGCACCTAATCAAACAGCCCTCTTAACGACACAACAGGAAAATATGCCCGCTCGCATGCTTTATGAGCATGAGGGTTGGACGTTAATAAGTGATTCTTTCACTCCTCAGAACAGCGCAACGACGTATGTGCTCTACGGAAAAAAGATATAA
- a CDS encoding MFS transporter gives MSFRSFSRTIQIRLGLMSLSKLTTMMVIPYLIIYFSAELGVVRSGLMFIGVMLSSVAGSVIGGGRSDKVGRKKLILLFEAGTVLAYIGAAFANGPWGDSALITFFFFILAQFCMGAVNPIYQALILDCSHPKERKDIYTYSYWLGNLGVAIGSVIGAFFFFEYLFFLLLTVACASLVTILVTYFFIAETYTPKQQVLLSLAKERRPMMFLLSQRVFLVFSSASLLLVAMEEQLTTYIGVRLSTEIQAGEAILSFFSQEAGGVEMLGLLKVENTVLVLFLTLGIATLTRKWPPRVTLIGGVLLFFSGYVVLSISTTPIILIGAMFIASVGEVLHIPVKQAMLATLIPDEKRSTYMGWYHVALLLGVSSAGIVMIVSHWLSSFIMTVIFSVMGFVSIGLFSQVFHENKERERHVELKEQV, from the coding sequence ATGTCTTTTCGATCTTTTTCACGTACGATTCAGATTCGTTTAGGGTTGATGTCTCTTTCGAAGCTAACAACTATGATGGTTATACCTTACCTCATTATTTATTTTTCTGCGGAGCTTGGGGTGGTACGGAGTGGTCTGATGTTTATTGGCGTCATGCTTTCTAGCGTTGCTGGATCGGTGATTGGCGGAGGTCGTTCTGATAAAGTTGGGCGAAAGAAGCTCATTCTTCTCTTCGAAGCAGGGACGGTTTTGGCATACATTGGAGCTGCATTTGCCAATGGTCCGTGGGGGGATTCTGCGCTGATTACTTTTTTCTTTTTTATACTTGCTCAATTTTGTATGGGAGCCGTTAACCCAATTTATCAGGCGCTTATTCTGGATTGTAGCCACCCAAAGGAGCGTAAGGATATTTATACATATTCATATTGGTTGGGAAATTTAGGCGTAGCAATTGGGAGTGTAATCGGTGCTTTTTTCTTTTTCGAGTACTTATTTTTCCTGTTGCTCACTGTAGCCTGCGCAAGTTTAGTAACGATTCTTGTCACTTATTTCTTTATAGCAGAAACGTATACGCCTAAACAACAAGTGCTTTTAAGTTTGGCGAAAGAGAGACGTCCAATGATGTTTCTTTTAAGTCAACGGGTGTTTCTCGTATTTAGCTCTGCTAGTTTACTTTTGGTAGCAATGGAAGAACAATTAACTACGTATATAGGTGTTCGATTATCGACGGAGATACAAGCTGGTGAAGCGATTCTTTCTTTCTTCTCTCAAGAAGCAGGAGGCGTTGAAATGCTTGGATTACTGAAAGTTGAAAACACCGTCCTTGTTCTTTTTCTGACGCTTGGCATCGCGACACTGACAAGGAAATGGCCTCCTCGTGTGACGCTTATAGGAGGTGTGTTGCTTTTTTTCAGTGGCTACGTAGTACTTAGTATTAGTACAACACCTATTATTCTTATAGGTGCAATGTTTATCGCATCCGTAGGAGAAGTACTTCACATCCCTGTAAAACAAGCAATGCTTGCAACACTTATTCCAGATGAGAAGCGAAGTACGTATATGGGCTGGTATCATGTGGCGTTGTTACTTGGTGTGAGTAGCGCCGGTATTGTGATGATTGTCAGTCACTGGTTGTCCTCGTTCATAATGACAGTTATATTTAGTGTAATGGGTTTCGTAAGTATAGGGTTGTTTTCGCAAGTCTTTCACGAAAATAAAGAGAGAGAACGTCATGTGGAGTTAAAAGAACAGGTTTAG
- a CDS encoding TetR/AcrR family transcriptional regulator, whose product MPLSEAQRENMKKKRTLILDVATELFATLGYEGTTIKKVSESAEISFGSVFTYFKDKEALFYAVVVEPIEAFKNDVLSFNAESEEPLSELKTMIDRHLTIYANLQNYLMIVVQIIGQHNKYPEAFAELDAFHDQFREKVKRLVENGQNKQVLIDQDTMTVATMYTSLLTGIRINSVDSRYSAFWESFNKTTMQLFGPINQ is encoded by the coding sequence ATGCCTTTATCAGAAGCGCAGCGAGAGAACATGAAAAAAAAGCGCACCCTGATTCTCGATGTAGCGACAGAATTATTTGCGACACTTGGCTATGAAGGCACAACCATCAAAAAAGTATCTGAGTCTGCTGAAATTAGTTTTGGTAGTGTATTTACTTACTTTAAAGATAAAGAAGCTTTGTTTTATGCCGTCGTTGTTGAACCAATAGAGGCATTCAAAAACGATGTATTGTCATTTAATGCGGAATCAGAAGAACCGCTAAGTGAATTGAAAACAATGATTGATCGGCATTTGACGATTTACGCTAATTTACAAAATTATTTAATGATTGTTGTGCAAATTATTGGGCAGCACAACAAATATCCAGAAGCATTCGCTGAATTGGATGCCTTTCACGATCAATTTCGAGAAAAGGTTAAACGATTAGTAGAAAACGGTCAGAACAAGCAGGTACTGATAGACCAGGATACGATGACTGTAGCGACAATGTATACGAGTTTGCTAACAGGCATACGTATAAACTCAGTCGATTCAAGGTACAGTGCTTTCTGGGAATCTTTTAACAAAACGACAATGCAATTATTTGGACCTATAAACCAATAG
- a CDS encoding Asp23/Gls24 family envelope stress response protein: MNNVKSTTKTDETYMKEKREQEEKNQNRDKLTYDTEVIKKITAIATMKAEGILGMSGSFFSSIKETFGGDEDITKGISADVGEKQAAIDLEVYVEYGKEIPSIYQSIKREVAENIKTMTGLELVEFNMNVADVFTREEFNDGNGTKNRTNSDRVE, from the coding sequence ATGAATAACGTAAAATCAACGACAAAAACAGATGAAACGTACATGAAAGAAAAAAGAGAGCAAGAAGAAAAGAATCAAAATCGCGACAAATTAACATATGACACAGAAGTCATAAAAAAAATTACGGCCATTGCGACGATGAAAGCAGAAGGAATTTTAGGAATGAGTGGTTCATTCTTCTCAAGTATTAAAGAAACGTTTGGCGGCGACGAAGATATTACAAAAGGCATTAGTGCCGATGTTGGTGAAAAACAAGCGGCAATTGATTTAGAAGTTTACGTAGAATACGGAAAAGAAATCCCATCCATCTATCAGTCGATTAAAAGAGAAGTAGCAGAAAATATTAAAACAATGACAGGGTTAGAGCTAGTTGAGTTTAATATGAATGTTGCGGATGTCTTCACGAGAGAAGAATTTAACGATGGAAATGGAACAAAAAATCGCACGAACAGTGATCGTGTTGAATAA
- a CDS encoding DUF2273 domain-containing protein has translation MNPETVKRYRGRIVGLLIAAVFSVLFFTIGFWYTVAVGLFITIGFLVGKWADGDLNASGYLDALFSKRQ, from the coding sequence ATGAATCCAGAAACTGTAAAGCGTTATCGCGGACGGATTGTAGGTCTTCTGATTGCAGCGGTGTTCAGTGTTCTCTTTTTTACGATTGGCTTTTGGTACACCGTTGCCGTTGGACTATTCATTACAATTGGTTTCTTAGTTGGTAAATGGGCTGATGGAGATTTAAATGCCTCTGGCTATCTAGATGCTCTATTTAGTAAAAGACAATAA
- the amaP gene encoding alkaline shock response membrane anchor protein AmaP, giving the protein MNGVLRFFMALFALLTLVISVGFILQITNVYNVFDEILALGEPYFWVLIGVFAFLILLSLILFFASFRRSESEIHSYHVSTEVGEIGISKQSIESTALKSARSLDGMRSLEIHSRISRDSNQVALEITYTPFGPNPVQQNAKKLQDRVKQDLESWLEVAVSEVKVFVKQNQPNQNKRQRVI; this is encoded by the coding sequence ATGAATGGCGTTCTGCGATTTTTTATGGCACTGTTTGCTTTATTAACACTTGTTATTTCTGTAGGATTCATTCTGCAAATAACAAATGTGTACAATGTGTTTGACGAGATCCTTGCCCTTGGTGAACCGTACTTTTGGGTCTTGATCGGTGTCTTCGCCTTTCTGATTTTGCTATCCTTGATTTTGTTTTTTGCTAGTTTCAGAAGAAGTGAAAGTGAAATTCATTCCTATCACGTCTCTACTGAGGTAGGGGAAATTGGAATTTCAAAGCAGTCAATTGAATCAACTGCATTAAAAAGCGCACGGTCCCTTGATGGGATGCGTTCGTTAGAAATCCATTCAAGGATCTCTAGAGATTCCAATCAAGTAGCATTGGAAATTACGTATACGCCTTTTGGGCCAAACCCTGTCCAACAAAACGCAAAAAAATTACAGGACCGGGTAAAGCAAGATCTTGAATCATGGTTAGAAGTAGCTGTTTCTGAAGTGAAAGTATTTGTGAAACAGAATCAACCGAATCAAAATAAGCGGCAACGTGTTATTTAA
- a CDS encoding aldo/keto reductase, translated as MDYVKFGNTGMDVSRLCLGAMGFGDPNNWIHKWILNEEKSRPVIKKALDLGINFFDTANIYSMGESERVLGKALNDYANRDDIVVATKVFMPMRPDRPNSGGLSRKEILTEIDHSLERLGMDYVDLYITHRWDYDTPIEETMEALHDVVKAGKARHIGASAMFTWQFQKAQHIAKENGWTPFVSMQNHYNMIYREEEREMMPYCSDQQIAVTPYSPLAAGRLTRDPSESTPRSETDQTQKSKYDPMQDVDRGIIERVGEIADQHGVSRDKVALAWLLNKDPVVAPIIGAQKEKHLESAVGALDVKLTSQEMHYLEERYVPHPVVGAR; from the coding sequence ATGGACTATGTTAAATTCGGCAACACAGGAATGGACGTTTCGCGACTTTGTTTAGGTGCGATGGGTTTCGGGGACCCGAATAATTGGATTCATAAATGGATCTTAAATGAAGAGAAAAGTCGCCCGGTTATTAAAAAGGCTCTTGATCTTGGCATTAATTTCTTTGACACGGCGAACATTTATTCAATGGGTGAAAGTGAGCGAGTTTTAGGAAAAGCGCTAAATGACTACGCAAACCGAGATGACATTGTTGTGGCAACAAAAGTGTTTATGCCGATGCGACCTGACAGACCGAACAGTGGGGGACTTTCTCGGAAAGAAATTTTAACGGAAATTGACCATAGTTTAGAACGGCTAGGAATGGATTATGTTGACTTATACATTACTCATCGCTGGGACTACGACACGCCTATTGAAGAGACGATGGAAGCCTTGCATGATGTGGTGAAAGCAGGAAAGGCGCGGCATATTGGGGCGAGCGCCATGTTTACATGGCAATTTCAAAAGGCGCAGCACATAGCAAAGGAAAATGGATGGACGCCATTTGTATCGATGCAAAACCACTATAATATGATCTATCGGGAAGAAGAGCGAGAAATGATGCCATATTGCAGTGATCAACAAATTGCGGTCACGCCCTATAGCCCACTAGCAGCAGGTCGTTTAACGCGGGATCCGTCTGAATCCACCCCACGCTCTGAAACTGACCAAACACAAAAATCAAAGTATGACCCCATGCAGGATGTGGATCGAGGAATTATAGAGCGTGTAGGAGAAATTGCCGATCAACATGGGGTTTCACGTGATAAAGTGGCACTGGCTTGGTTGCTGAACAAGGATCCAGTCGTGGCTCCCATCATAGGTGCTCAAAAAGAAAAACATTTGGAAAGCGCAGTAGGGGCGTTGGATGTCAAGCTCACATCTCAAGAAATGCACTATCTAGAAGAACGTTACGTCCCGCATCCAGTTGTAGGTGCAAGATAA
- the solA gene encoding N-methyl-L-tryptophan oxidase: MQYDVLVVGAGSMGMAAGYFLAKSGKRVLLLDSSHPPHQRGSHHGETRIIRHAYAEGSLYVPFVLRAQELWTSLERESGKSLFLKTGVLSVGKEESKLVQGTLKSAEAYQLPLEVLNANDIHHRYPGVNVQPGYVGCFEPNSGVLRCEESIDAYRTLAESYGATIIGDTSVQDVEIHKDSVTVFTKTDTYNAHSLVVTSGAWAQEMLAKLDLTVPLTPLRKTFAWYNADERHYGSEQFPAFAFETENGLYYGFPSIDGAGLKVGRHDGGVPVNPNHDLQPFGARKEDEEDLHTFLRHSLPKVGNLTYGKTCLYTMTPDDRFIIDRHPRHEHVAIAAGFSGHGFKFSSAVGQALSQLIISGNTDIDLSAFSCRRFNLNEYY, from the coding sequence ATGCAGTATGATGTTTTGGTTGTTGGTGCCGGCTCAATGGGGATGGCGGCAGGCTATTTTTTGGCGAAGAGTGGCAAACGAGTGTTGTTACTTGATTCGTCTCATCCACCTCATCAAAGGGGAAGTCACCATGGAGAGACACGAATCATTCGTCATGCCTACGCAGAAGGATCGCTCTATGTTCCATTTGTGCTGAGAGCGCAAGAATTGTGGACGTCACTTGAAAGAGAGAGCGGAAAATCGTTGTTTTTAAAAACAGGTGTATTAAGTGTGGGGAAAGAAGAAAGTAAGTTGGTTCAAGGAACGTTGAAAAGTGCCGAGGCGTATCAACTTCCATTAGAAGTTTTAAATGCAAACGATATTCATCATCGGTACCCAGGTGTCAACGTACAGCCAGGCTATGTTGGTTGTTTTGAACCAAACTCGGGTGTGTTGAGGTGCGAGGAGAGTATTGATGCGTACCGTACGTTAGCGGAATCATACGGAGCCACCATAATCGGAGATACGAGCGTTCAAGATGTAGAGATACACAAAGATTCTGTGACTGTTTTTACAAAAACAGATACCTATAATGCCCATTCGCTCGTCGTTACCTCAGGAGCATGGGCGCAGGAAATGTTAGCGAAGCTTGATTTGACGGTTCCTCTGACTCCTCTTCGGAAAACGTTCGCATGGTACAATGCCGATGAACGACACTACGGTTCAGAACAATTTCCAGCTTTTGCGTTTGAAACAGAGAATGGTTTGTACTATGGCTTCCCGAGTATTGACGGCGCTGGTTTAAAAGTCGGACGTCACGATGGAGGCGTGCCCGTAAACCCTAATCATGATTTGCAGCCTTTTGGGGCAAGGAAAGAGGATGAAGAGGATTTACATACATTTTTACGCCATTCCTTGCCTAAAGTAGGGAATCTGACATATGGAAAGACATGCCTTTATACCATGACACCAGATGATCGCTTTATTATTGATCGGCATCCGCGGCATGAACATGTTGCAATCGCGGCGGGCTTTTCTGGTCACGGGTTTAAATTTAGTAGTGCGGTGGGTCAAGCATTAAGTCAGCTAATTATTTCTGGAAACACTGACATCGACTTGTCAGCATTTTCTTGCCGGCGTTTTAATCTAAACGAGTACTATTAA
- a CDS encoding choloylglycine hydrolase family protein, with product MCTSVTINTKDDHHFLARNFDFYELPVPYEVTVLPRKYRWLNKQDNRTITSRYAVVGMGVRADDQFGLFDGFNEKGLMGVTHYLEGFAQFETQRRRDKINLAALDFILFALTQFQSTDEIVRYLGDLNLMERDLELTDGPPPIHWTFTDSAKKTIVIESTKDGVKVYDNKVGAFANSPDFRWHLINLNQYATLSSIQPSQEVVWGDYPLVQSPELLSGNFGIPGDYTSPSRFVRAAFLRNHIEEAETEADGLLNCIRTLDYCSVAKGADIEDGDASYTLYTSAMCAETGYYYYYTYTNNRINAVNLFHEDLSGQEKITFPVNIKQSIHYQNPREREEEKHKDEYDE from the coding sequence ATGTGTACATCGGTAACGATAAACACAAAAGACGACCATCATTTTTTAGCAAGAAATTTTGATTTCTATGAGTTGCCTGTACCTTATGAAGTAACGGTCTTACCGAGAAAGTATAGGTGGCTTAATAAACAAGATAACCGGACTATTACAAGTCGGTATGCGGTTGTAGGAATGGGGGTACGAGCGGATGACCAGTTCGGCCTTTTTGATGGATTTAACGAAAAAGGGTTGATGGGCGTAACCCATTACTTAGAAGGATTTGCTCAATTTGAAACGCAACGACGCAGAGATAAGATTAACCTTGCTGCTCTTGACTTCATCTTATTTGCACTTACACAATTCCAATCCACTGATGAAATCGTTCGTTATCTTGGCGATTTAAATTTAATGGAACGGGATTTAGAACTAACAGACGGTCCTCCTCCAATCCACTGGACTTTTACGGACAGCGCCAAGAAGACCATTGTCATTGAGAGTACGAAAGACGGTGTGAAGGTATACGATAACAAAGTCGGTGCTTTCGCCAACAGCCCTGATTTTCGCTGGCACCTCATTAATTTAAACCAATATGCCACACTCTCATCCATTCAACCGAGTCAAGAAGTTGTCTGGGGAGACTACCCCCTCGTGCAGTCACCTGAATTATTAAGCGGTAATTTCGGCATTCCCGGCGATTACACGTCTCCCTCTCGATTTGTTCGAGCTGCCTTCCTCCGTAATCATATTGAAGAAGCCGAGACAGAAGCAGATGGCTTACTCAACTGCATTCGAACTCTCGATTATTGCAGTGTCGCTAAAGGAGCAGATATTGAGGATGGTGATGCTTCTTACACCTTATACACTAGTGCGATGTGTGCTGAGACGGGTTACTATTATTATTATACTTATACGAACAACCGAATAAACGCCGTCAATCTTTTTCATGAAGATTTATCTGGGCAAGAGAAAATAACATTTCCAGTGAACATCAAACAATCCATTCATTATCAGAATCCCAGAGAGCGGGAGGAAGAAAAACATAAAGATGAATACGATGAATAA